The Miscanthus floridulus cultivar M001 chromosome 7, ASM1932011v1, whole genome shotgun sequence genome includes a region encoding these proteins:
- the LOC136462339 gene encoding uncharacterized protein produces the protein MTLEEERARNEAREETRVQMQVLNEHVATLCARIGCSGEHAAEVARARYEEKKLDGHRSRAGRTVQSPIVLCDDGDEDEDDTGRLSELIALAEAGIQAQEAKDDTGRLSELIALAEAGIQAQEADDDTGRLSELIALAEAGLQAEEDDDAFFTQAAAAADEAEAAYYKRQAGQSNAVEPSHSNRVVVEDWYSDDELLTQYVSD, from the exons atgacgttagaggaggagagggcaaggaatgaggcaagggaggagacaagagtacagatgcaggtcttgaacgagcatgttgctacattatgtgcca ggattggttgcagcggggaacatgctgcagaggtggctcgtgcaaggtatgaggagaagaagttagatggccatagatcacgagctggtcgcaccgttcaatcaccgattgtgttgtgtgatgacggagacgaggatgaggacgacactggcagactgagtgagctcattgctctagcagaggcgggcatacaggcgcaggaggctaaggacgacactggcagactgagcgagctcatcgctctagcagaggcgggcattcaggcgcaggaggctgacgacgacactggcagactgagcgagctcatcgctctagcagaggcgggcttacaggcagaggaggatgacgacgcgttcttcactcaggccgcagcggccgcagatgaagcggaggccgcttactacaagcgacaggcaggtcagagcaacgcagttgagcctagccacagcaacagggttgtagtagaggactggtactcggatgatgagttgcttactcagtacgtttcagactga